Proteins from a single region of Corynebacterium casei LMG S-19264:
- the uvrA gene encoding excinuclease ABC subunit UvrA encodes MADRLVVRGAREHNLKGVDIDVPRDKMVVFTGLSGSGKSSLAFDTIFAEGQRRYVESLSSYARMFLGQMDKPDVDFIDGLSPAVSIDQKSTNHNPRSTVGTITEIYDYLRLLFSRAGTPHCPKCDATIERQTPQQIVDSILAQEEKLKFQVLAPVVRKRKGEFVDLFEDLAAQGFVRATVDGDLIQLNEPPKLKKQIKHDINVVVDRLQVKASAKQRLTDSVETALRLADGLVTIDYVDNEELTHTYSEKASCPNGHALTIEEYEPRAFSFNAPFGSCPACDGIGTKTEVDLDLLIPDKDAPAVEAIQPWSSSPNSKYFVKLVEGLGKAMDFDPNAPLSLLTEEQRDALIYGTDEEVNVRYKNRYGRQRNWTAPFEGAIGFLERKLEQTDSDWAKDRLLQYTRLVPCPTCKGSRLRPEILAVRLAAQGFDELSIAGLTGLSIEDASKFLDSLVLGHREEIIAGAVLKEIQARLRFLLDVGLNYLTLDRGASTLSGGEAQRIRLATQIGSGLAGVLYVLDEPSIGLHQRDNHRLIETLKRLRDIGNTLIVVEHDEDTIREADWLIDIGPRAGEYGGEVIYQGEPKGILKSKESLTGQYLSGAKKLGVPDSRREIDKERTLKVVGAHENNLKNIDVEIPLGVLVCITGVSGSGKSTVVNQILAKTLANKLNRARQVPGRAVRVEGVEHLDKLVQVDQSPIGRTPRSNPATYTGVFDKIRNLFAETQESKVRGYKPGRFSFNVKGGRCEACQGDGTIKIEMNFLPDVYVPCEVCEGARYNRETLEVLYKGKNIAEVLDMPISEASEFFEPITSIHRYLATLVDVGLGYVRLGQAATTLSGGEAQRVKLASELQKRTNGRTIYILDEPTTGLHFEDIRKLMLVIQSLVDKGNSVLIIEHNLDVIKAADWIVDMGPEGGNGGGTVVAEGTPEDVAAVQGSYTGQFLKPVLES; translated from the coding sequence GTGGCTGATCGTTTAGTAGTCCGCGGTGCACGTGAGCACAACCTTAAAGGAGTGGACATTGATGTCCCGCGCGACAAAATGGTGGTATTTACCGGCCTGTCCGGTTCCGGCAAGTCTTCGCTGGCCTTTGACACTATTTTCGCCGAGGGTCAACGTCGCTACGTTGAGTCTTTGAGCTCCTATGCCCGCATGTTTTTAGGCCAGATGGATAAACCCGATGTGGACTTTATTGATGGTCTGTCGCCGGCGGTGTCCATTGACCAGAAATCCACCAACCATAACCCACGCTCGACCGTAGGTACGATTACGGAAATTTATGACTACCTGCGCCTTTTGTTCTCTCGCGCGGGTACCCCGCACTGTCCGAAGTGTGATGCGACTATTGAGCGTCAAACTCCGCAGCAGATTGTGGATTCTATTTTAGCGCAGGAAGAAAAGCTCAAGTTCCAGGTTTTGGCTCCGGTTGTGCGCAAGCGCAAGGGCGAGTTTGTGGATCTGTTCGAAGATTTGGCGGCGCAGGGTTTCGTGCGCGCGACCGTCGATGGAGATCTGATTCAGCTCAATGAGCCCCCGAAGCTTAAGAAGCAGATTAAGCACGATATCAACGTTGTGGTTGACCGTTTGCAGGTCAAAGCTTCTGCCAAGCAGCGTCTGACGGATTCGGTGGAGACTGCGCTGCGGCTTGCCGATGGTCTGGTGACCATTGATTATGTGGACAACGAAGAGTTGACCCACACCTATTCGGAGAAGGCATCCTGCCCGAATGGCCACGCGCTGACCATTGAGGAATATGAGCCACGCGCCTTTTCCTTCAACGCACCATTTGGTTCTTGCCCAGCTTGCGATGGCATCGGTACCAAGACTGAAGTGGACTTGGATCTGTTGATTCCAGATAAGGATGCACCAGCAGTCGAGGCCATCCAGCCGTGGAGCTCTTCGCCGAACTCCAAGTACTTTGTGAAGCTGGTTGAAGGCTTGGGCAAGGCGATGGACTTCGATCCGAACGCGCCGTTGAGCTTGCTCACCGAGGAGCAGCGCGATGCCCTGATTTACGGCACCGATGAGGAAGTCAACGTCCGTTACAAGAACCGTTATGGGCGCCAGCGCAACTGGACCGCACCTTTTGAGGGCGCAATCGGCTTCCTTGAGCGCAAGCTCGAGCAAACGGATTCTGATTGGGCCAAGGACCGCCTGCTGCAGTACACCCGCCTAGTGCCTTGTCCTACCTGTAAGGGCTCGCGCCTGCGCCCAGAGATCCTTGCTGTGCGTTTGGCAGCGCAAGGATTTGATGAGCTGTCCATCGCAGGTCTGACTGGACTGTCCATTGAGGATGCCTCGAAGTTCTTGGATTCTTTGGTGCTTGGTCACCGTGAAGAAATCATCGCCGGTGCCGTGCTGAAAGAAATCCAGGCACGTCTGCGCTTCCTGTTGGATGTCGGTTTGAACTACCTAACCCTGGACCGTGGTGCGTCCACCTTGTCCGGTGGTGAGGCACAGCGTATTCGTCTGGCAACGCAGATTGGTTCCGGTCTTGCCGGCGTGCTTTACGTGCTAGATGAGCCTTCCATTGGTCTGCACCAGCGTGATAACCACCGTCTGATTGAGACGCTGAAGCGTCTGCGCGATATCGGCAACACCCTGATCGTGGTGGAACACGATGAAGACACCATCCGTGAAGCAGACTGGCTCATTGATATCGGGCCACGCGCTGGCGAATACGGTGGCGAAGTCATCTACCAGGGCGAGCCCAAAGGCATCTTGAAGTCCAAGGAGTCTTTGACCGGACAATACCTATCGGGCGCAAAGAAGCTTGGTGTGCCGGATTCACGCCGGGAGATTGATAAAGAACGCACTCTGAAGGTCGTGGGTGCGCACGAGAACAACCTGAAGAACATCGACGTGGAAATCCCACTGGGCGTTCTGGTGTGTATTACCGGTGTGTCCGGCTCCGGTAAGTCCACTGTGGTTAATCAGATTCTGGCCAAGACTCTGGCGAATAAGCTCAACCGTGCGCGTCAGGTGCCGGGCCGCGCGGTGCGCGTCGAAGGCGTTGAGCACTTGGACAAGCTGGTGCAGGTTGACCAGTCTCCAATTGGCCGCACCCCACGTTCCAACCCGGCTACGTACACGGGTGTCTTTGACAAGATCCGTAACTTGTTCGCTGAGACCCAGGAGTCCAAGGTTCGCGGCTACAAGCCGGGACGTTTCAGCTTCAACGTCAAGGGCGGGCGCTGTGAGGCGTGCCAGGGTGATGGCACCATCAAGATTGAGATGAACTTCCTACCAGATGTTTATGTTCCGTGTGAAGTCTGTGAAGGCGCACGCTACAACCGCGAAACCCTAGAGGTTTTGTACAAGGGCAAAAACATTGCTGAGGTCCTCGACATGCCTATCTCTGAGGCGTCTGAGTTCTTCGAACCCATCACCTCCATTCACCGCTACCTGGCAACCCTGGTGGATGTGGGTCTGGGCTATGTCCGTCTTGGTCAGGCCGCAACCACCTTGTCTGGTGGTGAAGCGCAGCGTGTGAAGTTGGCATCTGAGCTGCAAAAGCGCACCAATGGTCGCACCATCTACATTCTGGACGAGCCAACTACAGGTTTGCACTTTGAAGACATCCGCAAGCTGATGCTGGTCATTCAAAGCTTGGTGGATAAGGGCAACTCGGTTCTCATCATTGAACACAAC
- a CDS encoding DoxX family protein, with protein sequence MLRKIARPMLASFFVWDGVDTLRNTDQHIAETENMLERLRKVLPREYAGYIPSDPELVARALAGARVGAGSLFAIGKAPRTSAAVLAGTSLPALVGANAFWSADSEKEKTEGRNALITNTALLGALFITTQDREGKPSLTWRAQKAGERTSKKVQAALPTKSETQKLTGKATDWFEDTSDRVTSYVDDHKDEWQDTGKDLLNTAKSHVDEARSYVDDNKDDWQDAGKGLIANVRDSAKDYTETARGFVNDNAGDWLATAEDNAKTARKAVVKNASKAQKKADKALTKAEKSSGGSAKKWNKKANKFQKEADKKIAKAIKKVGKNI encoded by the coding sequence ATGCTACGTAAAATCGCCCGTCCAATGCTCGCGTCCTTCTTTGTCTGGGATGGCGTTGACACTCTGCGCAACACCGACCAGCACATTGCGGAAACCGAAAACATGTTGGAGCGCCTGCGCAAGGTGCTGCCACGCGAGTACGCCGGCTACATTCCAAGTGATCCTGAGCTGGTAGCGCGCGCACTTGCTGGTGCACGCGTCGGCGCAGGTTCCCTGTTTGCCATTGGCAAGGCTCCTCGCACCTCCGCTGCTGTTTTGGCTGGCACCAGCCTGCCAGCACTGGTTGGCGCGAATGCTTTCTGGTCTGCGGACTCTGAGAAGGAAAAGACCGAGGGCCGCAATGCGCTGATCACCAACACCGCATTGCTGGGCGCACTCTTTATCACCACCCAGGACCGTGAGGGCAAGCCATCTTTGACCTGGCGCGCACAGAAGGCTGGTGAGCGCACCAGCAAGAAGGTACAGGCTGCGCTGCCAACCAAGTCTGAAACCCAGAAGCTGACCGGCAAGGCCACCGACTGGTTTGAGGACACCTCCGACCGTGTGACTTCTTATGTGGATGACCACAAGGATGAGTGGCAGGACACCGGCAAGGACTTGCTCAACACTGCTAAGTCTCATGTCGATGAGGCACGCTCCTACGTTGATGACAACAAGGATGATTGGCAGGATGCCGGCAAGGGCCTGATCGCTAACGTGCGTGACTCCGCTAAGGATTACACCGAGACCGCACGCGGCTTTGTCAATGACAACGCTGGTGACTGGTTGGCTACCGCGGAAGATAACGCAAAGACCGCCCGCAAGGCAGTGGTTAAGAACGCTTCCAAGGCACAGAAGAAGGCCGACAAGGCTTTGACCAAGGCTGAGAAGTCTTCCGGTGGTTCCGCCAAGAAGTGGAACAAGAAGGCGAACAAGTTCCAGAAGGAAGCTGACAAGAAGATTGCTAAGGCAATCAAGAAGGTTGGCAAGAACATCTAG
- a CDS encoding HelD family protein, with protein MPSVTSPSTPNPSSPNSPVQTEKASAIAAEQTYVDMLFDRLDKEVADANQRLNEVQADVDPANPDSDALVRRETEYHLLQGKLDRLNLAQLGLVFGRIDVDAPGDNPTADGLDRRYIGRMGLDAREDDYRTLLLDWRAPMARPFYLATTAQPEDVAVRRHIRTKGRTVTDITDEVLARELAAAAVDVDNDASITSESALHQAMERARTTHMSSIVETIQREQDEIIRDERRGVMVVDGGPGTGKTAVALHRIAYLLYNHRERLASTGVLILGPNSTFLDYISRVLPELGETGVVLSTISELFPGVTATLQDSLLTREIKGSDAMVGILGEALRAYQVVPEDPVSIKVEQLYLTATPDMVKAARTRARRSHKPHNDARGAFIEHFVQSLAEQMANKIGADPLGGKNLLSRADVDQLFDDLSETPAVQELIDAFWPTLSPQSVLAELLGSEDAIAHAAYAYDDETREALFRPTQFDGIEAWSAADVALLDELAVLIGMPDVEAQEEAERAAWKEQVSDAEDALDILSSSMSTDNDDDMFEAEILSAHDVIDAEALARRQQTLDHRSTAERAAADYTWAYGHVVIDEAQELTPMEWRMVFRRTPSRWMTVVGDTSQTSSPAGVDAWEDTLGEFVGDRFRIHHLTVNYRTPQPIADLAYKVRKSVDDSAQQTESIRDGEPVRFLEYSDKPLKAGIFTDDNGRLNAVIDVNNVEEVKGLEFDHVTVINPVDIIERSPLGINDLYVALTRATQTLTIIGEWPEEFH; from the coding sequence ATGCCCTCCGTGACCTCGCCGTCAACACCTAACCCCTCCTCCCCTAATTCTCCAGTTCAGACAGAGAAAGCTTCCGCAATTGCAGCGGAGCAAACCTATGTCGACATGCTCTTTGACCGCTTGGACAAGGAAGTCGCGGACGCCAACCAGCGCCTGAACGAAGTCCAAGCAGACGTTGACCCCGCTAACCCCGACTCAGACGCCTTGGTTCGCCGTGAGACCGAGTACCACTTGCTCCAGGGCAAACTGGACCGCCTCAACCTGGCGCAGCTCGGCCTCGTCTTCGGCCGCATCGACGTTGATGCCCCAGGTGATAATCCCACCGCAGATGGTTTGGACCGCCGCTATATCGGCCGCATGGGCTTGGATGCCCGCGAAGATGACTACCGCACCTTGCTGTTGGACTGGCGTGCACCAATGGCGCGGCCCTTCTACTTGGCCACTACTGCGCAGCCAGAGGATGTTGCGGTGCGTCGCCATATTCGCACCAAGGGACGCACGGTCACTGATATCACCGATGAGGTGCTAGCCCGCGAGCTCGCAGCCGCAGCGGTTGATGTTGATAATGACGCGAGCATCACCAGCGAATCAGCGCTGCACCAAGCGATGGAACGCGCGCGTACCACACACATGAGTTCCATCGTGGAGACCATTCAGCGTGAGCAGGATGAGATCATTCGTGATGAGCGCCGTGGAGTCATGGTGGTTGACGGCGGCCCGGGTACGGGTAAGACGGCGGTGGCGCTGCATCGAATAGCATATTTGCTCTACAACCACCGCGAACGCTTGGCATCGACCGGCGTGCTCATCCTGGGTCCTAACTCAACTTTCTTGGACTATATTTCCCGCGTTCTGCCTGAACTCGGTGAAACCGGCGTGGTGCTGTCTACCATTTCGGAGCTTTTCCCCGGTGTTACGGCAACGTTGCAGGACTCTTTGCTCACGCGTGAAATCAAGGGCTCGGATGCCATGGTGGGTATCTTGGGCGAGGCCCTGCGCGCGTACCAGGTTGTGCCGGAAGATCCGGTCTCCATCAAGGTAGAGCAGCTTTATCTGACTGCCACTCCGGATATGGTCAAGGCGGCACGCACTCGTGCGCGGCGTTCGCACAAGCCGCATAATGATGCCCGCGGCGCGTTCATTGAGCATTTCGTGCAGTCTCTCGCGGAGCAGATGGCTAACAAGATTGGTGCGGATCCGTTGGGCGGCAAGAACTTGCTCTCGCGTGCCGATGTCGACCAGCTCTTTGATGATCTTTCAGAGACCCCCGCGGTGCAAGAGCTTATCGATGCCTTCTGGCCGACGCTCTCCCCACAATCCGTCCTGGCGGAGTTGCTGGGTTCTGAGGATGCCATTGCTCATGCGGCTTATGCCTATGACGATGAGACCCGTGAGGCGCTATTCCGTCCGACGCAGTTCGATGGCATTGAAGCCTGGTCGGCCGCGGATGTGGCTCTGCTGGATGAGCTAGCGGTGCTCATCGGCATGCCCGATGTGGAGGCCCAGGAAGAAGCCGAGCGTGCAGCGTGGAAAGAGCAAGTCTCTGATGCGGAAGACGCGCTGGATATCCTGTCTTCTTCGATGTCAACGGATAATGATGACGACATGTTTGAGGCCGAGATTCTCTCCGCGCATGACGTGATTGACGCCGAAGCACTTGCTCGCCGCCAACAGACCTTGGACCATCGCTCCACCGCTGAGCGTGCCGCCGCCGACTACACCTGGGCCTATGGCCATGTGGTCATCGATGAGGCCCAAGAGCTCACCCCGATGGAGTGGCGCATGGTCTTTCGCCGCACCCCTTCGCGCTGGATGACGGTGGTCGGCGATACTAGTCAGACCAGCTCCCCCGCCGGCGTTGATGCTTGGGAAGACACCCTCGGTGAATTCGTGGGCGATCGCTTCCGCATTCACCATCTCACGGTCAATTACCGCACGCCACAGCCCATTGCGGACTTGGCGTACAAGGTGCGCAAAAGCGTGGACGATTCCGCACAGCAGACCGAGTCAATCCGCGACGGTGAACCAGTCCGCTTCCTTGAGTACTCCGACAAGCCGCTTAAGGCCGGCATTTTCACCGATGACAACGGCCGCCTCAACGCGGTCATTGACGTCAACAACGTCGAGGAAGTCAAAGGCCTTGAGTTCGACCACGTGACTGTCATCAACCCCGTGGACATCATCGAACGCAGCCCACTGGGCATCAACGACCTCTACGTCGCACTGACCCGCGCAACGCAAACCTTGACCATTATCGGTGAGTGGCCCGAGGAATTCCACTAG
- a CDS encoding MBL fold metallo-hydrolase: MTNDITLHHISVSEMDNNCYLLASNGEGLLIDAADDAQAILAMAEQAGVKITKVLTTHRHWDHVRALQEVLKETDATHYAAFLESPALPSSVDVELQHDDTIEFGGREHDVIILRGHTPGGACLAVDMDGVPHLFVGDSLFPGGVGKTTSEGDFVRLYKDVTERLFDIYPDEAVVWPGHGKATTLGDERPHLGDWWDRRW, from the coding sequence ATGACGAACGATATTACTCTCCATCACATCTCAGTTTCTGAGATGGACAACAATTGCTACCTGCTCGCATCAAACGGTGAAGGCCTGCTTATTGATGCCGCCGATGATGCCCAAGCCATTTTGGCCATGGCTGAACAAGCCGGCGTGAAAATCACCAAGGTTCTCACCACCCACCGCCACTGGGACCATGTCCGCGCGCTGCAAGAAGTCTTGAAAGAAACCGACGCCACGCACTATGCAGCATTCCTGGAATCGCCAGCGTTGCCATCGTCTGTCGATGTCGAATTGCAGCACGATGACACCATCGAATTCGGCGGCCGGGAACATGACGTCATTATCTTGCGCGGACACACTCCAGGTGGCGCGTGTCTGGCCGTAGACATGGACGGTGTGCCGCACTTGTTTGTTGGTGACTCCTTATTCCCTGGCGGAGTGGGCAAGACCACGTCTGAAGGCGACTTCGTGCGTCTTTACAAGGATGTTACGGAACGACTCTTTGACATCTACCCCGATGAAGCAGTGGTCTGGCCGGGCCACGGAAAGGCCACCACGCTGGGCGATGAGCGCCCACACCTGGGTGACTGGTGGGACCGCCGCTGGTAG